The nucleotide sequence TTATTTAATTGATGTTTTAAAAGCGATTTAATATCCTTACATAAAATAAATGAAGCCTTGCATACTTGCAAGGCTTCATTTTTATATGCAAAAATTTTAATTATTCGTATTTAAAAAGTCTTGAATTTGTTTAATCAATTCGTTTAAACTTTCATCTTTGGGGTTCACTGCTTGCGCCTTTTTGTAGAAGGCTAGAGTGTTTGTATAAACTTGTTTTTTTTCGTTCATTAATTCTTCCCTTTTTTTGTTGGAAGAAGCAGTATTGGGTAAGGCATTGATTTTATTGGTAACCTCTGCATCTTTCTGAAGCTCAATATTTCCTAAGGTTTTCAATGCTTCAAAATGATTTTTGTTTAGTTTCAAAATTCTATTCAAAAAGTCAACAGCCTTTTCGGTTTCGCCGTCTTTTAACTTGATAACTGCTAGATTAAAAAGCAGATTTTCGTTTTCGGGAAATCGCTCTAAACCTTTTAAAGCATATTCTTCATATTTATAAATGCGGTTTGTGTTATAAAAAACATATAAAACATTCAGCAAATTATTTATATTGTCTTTGTCTAGCTCATACGCTTTTAAAGCATAACTTTCTCCTTCTGAATAGTTTTCTTTATTCAACAAAATTTGCGCCAAGTTATTATAAATACTTGCTTTTGCGCTTTTGTTTACGATAGTTTCGGGCTTAGAATGCGAACCATTTCTCACAGCCATATCGCGTGCTTTTTCATCGGTTCCAAACGATTCTACTTTGCCGTTTACTTGCGAAGTGGCCACAAAAGTTTTAGATGCACCATTGAAATCCAACTTAATCAATTCTTTTAATTTGGTTTCGGCATAATCAAAATCTTTTGCGTTTACTGCATCGTTTGCAGCATTGTATAAATAAATGGTATCCGTTGTATTCAAATGGTATGCTTGTTCAAATAATCTGCTTGATTTTTTATAATTCTTATTGCGATTATTTTCTACTGCTTCGTTCACTAAATCTGCCAATAATGCATTCTTTATAGGCATTATTTCTAAAGTGTACTTTTTGCTTTTGGTTTCGTTTTCAAACTTGATTAATTGATTGATTGATTCAATTGCTTTGCTGCGATTTTCATTAAAATCAACACCACTTTTTGCCAAATTTAATTCATTTTGTGCTTTGAAATAATAATAAGCTGCCTTTTGATCTTCTGTGGCATTGGGCAATAATTTTTCAACAGTAGCAAGTAAAGCTGTCGTTTCGGTAGTGTTATTTTTTTTGATTAGTTTTTCCAGTTCTTTTAACTCATTTTTTTGAGCAAAAGAAGAAGAGCATGCTAATAAAAACATGCTCATTATCATTAATTTATTCTTCATTTGTATCTTCTTCGTCTTCTACATTATCGTCATCTTCTTCTTCTTCAACCTCATCAACCACATCTTCTAAAATGTCGTTTTCATCAACCGCTAAAAGATCTTTTTTCAATTCATCATCCATTTCATCTTCTTCGTCTTCATCGCGCATTACTTTTGCAACCGCTGCAATTGAATCGTTCCCTTTAATGTTGATTAAACGTACACCTTGTGTATTACGACCCATAACGCGTAAATCAGAAACACGCAGGCGAATGGTTAATCCGGATTTGTTGATAATCATTAAATCATCGTTATCTGTAACCGAATTAATGGAAATCAATGCACCAGTTTTATCAGTAATGTTCATTGCTTTCACACCTTTACCACCACGGTTTGTTTCGCGGTATGCATCTAAAGACGAACGTTTACCGTAACCGTTTTCTGAAACAACCAAAATTTCTGATTCTAAATCGGATACCGTTACCAAACCAATTACCTCATCTTGTTCATCGGCCAATTTAATACCACGTACACCAGATGCTGTTCTACCCATTGGGCGGGTTTTTGATTCATCAAAACGAACCATTTTACCATTTTTGGCAGCAACCAATACTTTAGAATTTCCATCGGTTAATTTTGCTTCTAACAATTCGTCGCCCTCTTTAATTGTAATGGCATTGATACCATTTTGGCGTGGACGAGAATATTGCTCAAGTGATGTTTTCTTAACCTGACCTTGTTTTGTACACATTACAATATAGTGATTGCTTGTGTATTCTTCGTCACGCAGATCTTGGGTACAAATAAAAGCTTTTACTTTATCGTCGTTTTCAATATTGATTAAGTTTTGAATTGCACGACCTTTTGCTTGTTTGCTTCCCTCAGGAATTTCGTAAACGCGCAGCCAGAAACATTTTCCTTTTTGGGTAAAGAACAACATATATTGGTGGTTTGTTGCCACATACATGTGTTCTAAGAAATCTTGATCGCGGGTTCCTGCTGATTTTTGACCAACACCACCACGGTTTTGTGTTTTATATTCGCTTAAAGGTGTACGTTTGATATAACCTGCATGCGAAATAGTGATTACCACTTGCTCATCGGCAATTAAATCTTCAATATTCATTTCGCCACCGGCATATTCGATATGTGATCTGCGGGCATCGCCGTATTTATCTCGAATTTCGGTTAACTCTTCTTTAATCAAGTTCATTCGCAATTCTTTGCTTGCCAATAATTCTTGTAAATGAGCAATTAACTTCATTATTTCATCAAACTCTGCACGAAGTTTTTCTTGCTCAAGACCTGTTAATTGGCGTAAACGCATTTCTACAATGGCACGAGCTTGAATTTCCGATAAAGAGAAACGCTCAATTAAACGTTCACGTGCTTCATCGGCATTTTTAGAACTACGGATAATTTGTATCACTTCATCAATATTATCCGAAGCAATAATTAATCCTTCTAAAATATGTGCGCGTTCTTGCGCTTTTCTTAATTCGTATTCCGCACGGCGTGTAACTACATCGTGACGGTGCTCAACAAAGTAATGAATTAATTCTTTTAGATTTAATAGTTGCGGACGACCATTAACCAAAGCAATGTTATTGATACTGAACGATGATTGTAATTGTGTATATTTATACAACATGTTCATTACAATGTTTGGAACAGCTTCGCGCTTCAACACATACACAATGCGCATACCTTTACGGTCTGATTCATCGCGAATGGTAGATATTCCTTCGATTTTTTTATCGTTAACAAGTTCTGCCGTTTTTTTAATCATTTCGGCTTTGTTCACTTGATAAGGAATCTCAGAAACCACGATGCACTCTCTACCGTCTATTTCTTCAAAATTAGCTTTCGCACGCATCACCACACGTCCACGTCCGGTTTTATAAGCTTCTTTTACACCTTCGTATCCGTAAATGATACCACCGGTTGGAAAATCGGGCGCTTTTACATGCTGCAGTAATTCGTCAATTTCAATTTCGTTGTTTTCAATATATGCTAATGTACCATTGATAACTTCTGTAAGGTTATGTGGTGCCATATTTGTAGCCATACCTACTGCAATTCCCGATGCTCCGTTTATTAACAAGGTAGGGATTTTGGTAGGCATTACTTTAGGTTCTTCTAAAGTATCATCGAAATTCAACTGAAAATCAACCGTTTCTTTGTCGATATCGGCTAAAATTTCTTCTGAAATTTTTTTCATTCGGGCTTCGGTATAACGCATCGCTGCAGGGCTGTCGCCATCTACCGATCCAAAGTTTCCTTGTCCATCAACCAATAAATAACGCATGCTCCATTCTTGCGCCATACGTACCATGGCATCGTAAACCGATGAATCGCCA is from Paenimyroides aestuarii and encodes:
- a CDS encoding tetratricopeptide repeat protein, translating into MKNKLMIMSMFLLACSSSFAQKNELKELEKLIKKNNTTETTALLATVEKLLPNATEDQKAAYYYFKAQNELNLAKSGVDFNENRSKAIESINQLIKFENETKSKKYTLEIMPIKNALLADLVNEAVENNRNKNYKKSSRLFEQAYHLNTTDTIYLYNAANDAVNAKDFDYAETKLKELIKLDFNGASKTFVATSQVNGKVESFGTDEKARDMAVRNGSHSKPETIVNKSAKASIYNNLAQILLNKENYSEGESYALKAYELDKDNINNLLNVLYVFYNTNRIYKYEEYALKGLERFPENENLLFNLAVIKLKDGETEKAVDFLNRILKLNKNHFEALKTLGNIELQKDAEVTNKINALPNTASSNKKREELMNEKKQVYTNTLAFYKKAQAVNPKDESLNELIKQIQDFLNTNN
- the gyrA gene encoding DNA gyrase subunit A produces the protein MSEGEKLIPINIEEEMKSAYIDYSMSVIVSRALPDVRDGLKPVHRRVLFGMYELGVTATKAHKKSARIVGEVLGKYHPHGDSSVYDAMVRMAQEWSMRYLLVDGQGNFGSVDGDSPAAMRYTEARMKKISEEILADIDKETVDFQLNFDDTLEEPKVMPTKIPTLLINGASGIAVGMATNMAPHNLTEVINGTLAYIENNEIEIDELLQHVKAPDFPTGGIIYGYEGVKEAYKTGRGRVVMRAKANFEEIDGRECIVVSEIPYQVNKAEMIKKTAELVNDKKIEGISTIRDESDRKGMRIVYVLKREAVPNIVMNMLYKYTQLQSSFSINNIALVNGRPQLLNLKELIHYFVEHRHDVVTRRAEYELRKAQERAHILEGLIIASDNIDEVIQIIRSSKNADEARERLIERFSLSEIQARAIVEMRLRQLTGLEQEKLRAEFDEIMKLIAHLQELLASKELRMNLIKEELTEIRDKYGDARRSHIEYAGGEMNIEDLIADEQVVITISHAGYIKRTPLSEYKTQNRGGVGQKSAGTRDQDFLEHMYVATNHQYMLFFTQKGKCFWLRVYEIPEGSKQAKGRAIQNLINIENDDKVKAFICTQDLRDEEYTSNHYIVMCTKQGQVKKTSLEQYSRPRQNGINAITIKEGDELLEAKLTDGNSKVLVAAKNGKMVRFDESKTRPMGRTASGVRGIKLADEQDEVIGLVTVSDLESEILVVSENGYGKRSSLDAYRETNRGGKGVKAMNITDKTGALISINSVTDNDDLMIINKSGLTIRLRVSDLRVMGRNTQGVRLINIKGNDSIAAVAKVMRDEDEEDEMDDELKKDLLAVDENDILEDVVDEVEEEEDDDNVEDEEDTNEE